The following proteins are co-located in the Aggregatibacter aphrophilus ATCC 33389 genome:
- a CDS encoding type II secretion system F family protein — protein MTLKLLLSYTLLAIFGIIILFTALSARKKFLHSREVILGERPKDTDEDEDNKGKTKQQIELELLLINNNPILKALGIIDKNIKVKLLIMVVLCGAYYLYSLNDSNPDSSSLLISFLTILVVTIIIPGFLINSILKSKIKKIMNDLAGFIDLVAVNVQTGISIEAALKQVATDFKTLNPDLTYVMLRIIRKSEITGMSQALQDLSISLPTTEIRMFCTVMQQSLNFGSSIYHQLIQLSSDIRELQLLTIEEKLGTLAAKMSIPLILFIMFPIIILILAPGVMRVFPHVF, from the coding sequence ATGACACTTAAGCTATTATTATCTTATACACTATTAGCAATCTTTGGCATTATCATCTTGTTTACAGCTCTTTCTGCTAGAAAAAAATTCCTGCATAGTCGAGAAGTGATCTTAGGAGAAAGACCTAAAGACACAGATGAAGATGAAGACAACAAAGGTAAGACCAAACAACAAATTGAGTTAGAACTTTTATTAATTAATAATAACCCTATTTTAAAAGCCTTGGGTATTATTGATAAAAATATTAAGGTAAAACTACTCATTATGGTAGTACTATGTGGAGCCTATTATTTATACTCGTTAAATGATAGTAATCCTGACAGTTCTTCGTTATTGATTAGTTTTCTGACAATATTAGTTGTAACGATTATTATTCCGGGGTTTTTAATAAACTCTATTTTAAAAAGTAAAATCAAAAAAATCATGAATGATTTGGCCGGTTTTATTGATTTAGTAGCTGTTAATGTACAAACCGGTATTAGCATTGAAGCTGCACTCAAACAGGTTGCTACAGATTTCAAAACCCTAAATCCTGATTTAACTTATGTTATGTTGCGCATTATTCGTAAATCAGAAATTACGGGGATGTCACAAGCGTTACAAGATCTTTCTATTTCGCTGCCAACAACTGAAATCAGAATGTTTTGTACCGTAATGCAACAAAGTTTGAACTTTGGTTCTTCTATTTACCATCAGTTGATCCAGCTATCATCTGACATTAGAGAACTGCAATTATTAACAATAGAGGAAAAGCTCGGTACTCTTGCAGCTAAAATGAGTATTCCTTTGATTCTATTTATTATGTTTCCAATTATCATCTTAATCTTAGCTCCAGGTGTAATGAGGGTATTTCCACATGTATTCTAA
- a CDS encoding type II secretion system F family protein: protein MNYLFYAVLFMGALLLIVTLSSWFSTKRKINQYDASVSRTESFIKGIKNRVTLWYYYFIGGNKKNLIRNIVISCLAFFALFIVNVAYVHVDRLVFCLLFGVAFILFVWKLGQHRNKKTFNAMFPEVIQIMNAAATSGAGLLQALERCGKDLTGQLGEEFKSIHKRLAIGEDPMAVFEDSYSRYPYKEFYFFITIVRTNLSKGGQIREVISRLGRVIADSNKMEKKKKAMTSEARMSAMIVACLPVSFFFFMQFAMPENFEFLINDPSGRYVLYYVFGSELFGMGIIWWLMRKST from the coding sequence ATGAATTATTTATTTTATGCCGTACTATTTATGGGAGCACTTTTATTAATAGTCACCTTAAGTAGTTGGTTTTCAACCAAAAGAAAGATTAACCAGTATGATGCCTCTGTGAGTAGAACAGAAAGTTTTATTAAAGGGATTAAAAATAGAGTTACTCTGTGGTACTACTATTTCATTGGTGGAAATAAGAAAAATTTAATTCGTAATATTGTTATAAGCTGCCTTGCATTTTTTGCTCTGTTTATAGTTAATGTTGCTTATGTTCATGTAGATAGATTAGTTTTCTGTTTACTTTTTGGTGTTGCCTTTATTCTATTTGTCTGGAAACTTGGCCAACATCGTAATAAAAAAACATTTAATGCAATGTTTCCTGAAGTGATTCAAATTATGAATGCAGCTGCAACTTCTGGGGCCGGTTTATTACAGGCATTAGAACGTTGTGGTAAAGATTTGACAGGTCAGCTAGGAGAAGAATTTAAAAGTATTCACAAGCGTCTCGCTATCGGTGAGGATCCTATGGCTGTTTTTGAAGATAGTTATAGTCGTTATCCCTATAAGGAGTTTTACTTTTTTATAACCATTGTTCGCACCAACCTAAGTAAAGGGGGACAAATTAGAGAAGTAATCTCCCGTCTGGGTCGAGTAATTGCCGATAGTAATAAAATGGAAAAGAAAAAGAAAGCAATGACGTCGGAAGCTCGTATGTCAGCGATGATTGTAGCTTGTTTACCCGTTAGTTTCTTTTTCTTTATGCAGTTTGCTATGCCTGAAAATTTCGAATTCTTAATAAATGATCCTAGTGGTAGATATGTATTATACTATGTCTTTGGTAGCGAACTCTTTGGCATGGGAATCATTTGGTGGCTAATGAGGAAGTCAACATGA
- a CDS encoding CpaF family protein produces the protein MLTKEQQIFLRSEVLSNLDIEKIDALQSERNLLVNELVQIVNRVASKSGTYLTSADTLVMAEIVADEIEGYGPLRDLMADDTINDILVNGPDDVWIERAGILEKTSKEFVSNEQLTDIAKRLVARVGRRIDDGSPLVDSRLPDGSRLNVVIAPIALDGTSVSIRKFSKNKKTLQELVNFGSMTREMANFLIIAARSRVNIIVSGGTGSGKTTLLNALSNYISHSERVITLEDTAELRLEQPHVVRLETRLAGVEHTGEVTMKDLVINALRMRPERIIVGECRGGEAFQMLQAMNTGHDGSMSTLHANSPRDATSRLESMVMMSNATLPLEAIRRNIASAVNIIVQASRLNDGSRKIVNITEIMGMENGQIVLQDIFSYKASKYRDKNGKILGEFVNHGLLTRSIVYQNAQVFNLSAELQSIFGEVE, from the coding sequence ATGCTAACCAAAGAACAACAAATTTTCCTTAGAAGTGAAGTATTAAGCAACCTTGATATTGAAAAGATTGATGCACTTCAAAGCGAAAGAAACTTACTAGTAAATGAACTGGTTCAGATTGTTAATCGTGTTGCAAGTAAAAGCGGTACTTATTTGACTTCTGCCGACACATTAGTGATGGCAGAAATTGTTGCTGATGAAATTGAAGGTTACGGTCCATTGCGTGATCTTATGGCAGATGATACCATCAATGATATTTTGGTAAATGGTCCAGATGATGTTTGGATTGAACGCGCCGGTATCTTGGAAAAAACCAGTAAAGAATTTGTAAGCAATGAACAATTGACAGATATTGCAAAACGCTTAGTTGCACGTGTTGGCCGTCGTATTGATGACGGAAGTCCTTTAGTGGACTCCCGCTTGCCTGATGGTAGTCGCCTAAATGTGGTTATCGCACCAATTGCACTAGATGGAACATCTGTTTCAATTCGTAAATTCAGTAAGAATAAAAAAACCTTACAAGAGCTTGTAAACTTCGGGTCAATGACCCGTGAAATGGCTAATTTCTTGATAATAGCCGCAAGATCACGAGTAAATATTATTGTATCAGGCGGTACAGGTTCCGGTAAAACAACTTTACTTAATGCGCTTTCCAACTATATTTCACACAGTGAGCGAGTTATTACTTTAGAAGATACGGCAGAGTTACGCTTAGAACAGCCTCATGTCGTACGCTTGGAGACCCGTTTAGCCGGAGTAGAACACACTGGTGAAGTCACTATGAAAGACCTAGTAATCAATGCGTTACGTATGCGTCCAGAGCGAATTATCGTCGGTGAGTGCCGGGGTGGTGAAGCTTTTCAAATGTTACAAGCCATGAATACCGGCCACGATGGTTCTATGTCAACTTTGCACGCCAATAGCCCTCGAGATGCGACTTCCCGTTTGGAAAGTATGGTAATGATGTCTAACGCAACATTACCACTTGAAGCGATTCGTCGAAATATTGCATCCGCAGTGAATATTATTGTGCAAGCCTCCCGTTTAAATGATGGTTCAAGAAAAATAGTGAACATTACAGAAATTATGGGAATGGAAAACGGACAAATCGTTTTACAGGATATTTTCTCTTACAAAGCCAGTAAATATCGTGACAAAAATGGCAAAATTCTTGGAGAGTTTGTTAATCATGGTTTGTTAACCCGTTCAATAGTTTATCAAAATGCACAAGTATTTAATCTAAGTGCCGAATTACAAAGTATTTTCGGAGAGGTTGAATAA